The Lysinibacillus timonensis nucleotide sequence TTTTTTATGATCTTTTATTTAGCAGCTTTACAAAACGTTCCAAACGATTTACTGGAAGCAGCACGTATTGATGGTGCATTAAAATGGAGGCAGTTCCGAAGTGTTGTATTTCCACTATTAATGCCGACTACTTTATTTTCGGTCATTATTGCAACAACAAATGCATTTAAAACAGTCGATCAGTTAGTAGTGATGACACAAGGTGGGCCAAATAACGCAAGTAATCTATTACTTTATTATATTTATGAAAATACTTTCCGCTTTATGGATTATGGGAAAGCTGCCACAGTAACAGTCATTGTATTAATCATTATGGTTATGATTGCAGCTATTCAATTTTTCGCTACAGATAAAAAAATTCATTACAGTTAGGTGGGGAGTCAATTGAATCGGCTCATATCAATTTCCACGTATATATTAGCATTATTATGGGCGCTTCCACTTTTCGGAATTGTCTATATGGCCTTTAAAGATGCAAGTGCACAAGGATATTCTCTTACATTTAAGAACTTTATCGATGCATGGAACGCGGCACCTTTTGGTCAATATTACTTGAATACAATCATCATTGTTTTTGTCATTTTATGTATGCAACTTATTACGATTACGTTGGCAGCCTATGCTTTTGCAAGAATGAACTTCTTTGCACAGAGTTTTATTTTTATGTTATTTCTTGTTCAAATCATGATTCCAAGTGATGTGTTAATATTCCCGAATTCTAATACAATCGCACAACTAGGAATCTACGATACGAAATTGGCCATCATGATGCCCTATTTTATTTCTGCATTTGGAGTATTTTTGCTAAGACAAACCTTTAAAGGAATTCCGTATGAACTTGAAGAAGCAGCAAAGATGGAAGGCTGTAGTCGTCTGCAAATTATTCGAAACGTCTATGTACCATTGGCGAAACCAACATATGTTGCTTTTGGATTAATATCAGTTAGTACACAGTGGAGTAATTTTTTATGGCCACTTATTATAACAGACTCAGATGAAAATCGCCCACTGACAGTAGGGCTTTCTATGTTTGCAAAAGCGAGCGATTCGGGAGCCCAATGGGGGATTGTTGGTGCTGGAACGTTATTCATCATATTTCCTTTATTACTAGCTTTTTTACTATTTCAGAAACAATTCGTATCAAGTTTTATGCAATCCGGCATAAAGTAAAATCATGTTTGTATTGGAGGAATCATAGTGAAATTTTCTATATCAACGTACTCTTTATTTGACCTGCCAATTGATAAGGCGATTGAACAGTTAGTCAATAGTGGTTGGAAGTCAATTGAAATGATGTGTGAAGGAAAACAACATGGAGAACAATTACTTGCAATGAATTATTCCCAACTTTTCAAAATTGGCCAATTCGCCAAAGAGAATGGAGTATCATTCGGTCTTCATTTACCTATCAATAAATTTAACCCCGCATTAGGAGATGAACAAACGGTTGAAACATGGAATAACTGTTTACGAATTGTCCGTTTTCTTGAAATAGATTATGTATTACTTCATCCAGGTGTAAACCCCTCAGTAGAGGAAGGGATCGATTCAACTTCTCGTTTTATAAAAGAAATGCTTAAAGACTTACCTAAACAAATGAATCTAGTCATTGAAAATGTTCCAAATGGTGAAAATGTACTCGGTACAACGATTGACCAGTTACTAACGATCATTCAAAAAGTAGATGATAGTCGAGTATCCATGATGCTAGATACTGGTCATTGCTATATGAATAGTAAAGAGGCATTTATTCAAGAATGTAGAAAATCGTATAACACTCTGTTTGGAATACATATAAGTGACAACCATGGGCAAGTCGATGAACATTTAGCGGTTGGTGAAGGTGAGATTCCATTTAAACAAATGATCCAAGAATGTAAAGATAAAGATATTGTGTATGTGTTAGAAACCAATACGGTGGAAAGAGCTGAATACTCAAGGCAAAAACTAGCACAATATGTCAACATGGTGGAGGTCATTGAATGACAAAGATCCAACTAAAAAATGTGTTTAAAAAATATGCTAATAGCGAAGGTTATTCTGTTAAAGATATTAACTTAGAGATAGAGGAAAAGGAATTTGTTGTCCTTGTTGGACCTTCAGGCTGTGGAAAATCGACTACACTACGAATGATTGCAGGATTAGAAGAAATTTCAGAAGGGGATTTAATCATTGAGGGGCAACGAGTCAATGATAAGGAACCAAAGGATCGTGATATAGCGATGGTATTCCAAAATTATGCCCTATATCCTCATATGACAGTGTACGAAAATATGTCATTTGGGCTGAAGGTTCGCAAGTATTCTAAGGAAGCAATAAAAGAGAAAGTCGAATATGCAGCAGGGATATTAGGCCTAACGAGTCTATTAAGTCGAAAGCCGAAAGAACTTTCTGGTGGACAGAGACAACGTGTTGCCTTAGGACGTGCGATTGTAAGAAATGCAAGTATATTCTTAATGGACGAGCCTTTATCGAATTTGGATGCAAAACTACGTGTACAAATGAGGGCTGAAATTTCAAAGCTACATCGACAATTAGGTACAACCGTTATATATGTAACGCATGATCAAACGGAAGCAATGACGATGGCTACACGAATTGTCATCATGAAAGATGGGGTTATCCAGCAAATCGGTACCCCATCAGAAGTATATCAACTACCAACTAATACGTTTGTTGCGACTTTTATAGGATCGCCTGGTATGAATTTGATACATGGCGAAATGAAGAATGATGGTGA carries:
- a CDS encoding carbohydrate ABC transporter permease codes for the protein MNRLISISTYILALLWALPLFGIVYMAFKDASAQGYSLTFKNFIDAWNAAPFGQYYLNTIIIVFVILCMQLITITLAAYAFARMNFFAQSFIFMLFLVQIMIPSDVLIFPNSNTIAQLGIYDTKLAIMMPYFISAFGVFLLRQTFKGIPYELEEAAKMEGCSRLQIIRNVYVPLAKPTYVAFGLISVSTQWSNFLWPLIITDSDENRPLTVGLSMFAKASDSGAQWGIVGAGTLFIIFPLLLAFLLFQKQFVSSFMQSGIK
- a CDS encoding ABC transporter ATP-binding protein, with the protein product MTKIQLKNVFKKYANSEGYSVKDINLEIEEKEFVVLVGPSGCGKSTTLRMIAGLEEISEGDLIIEGQRVNDKEPKDRDIAMVFQNYALYPHMTVYENMSFGLKVRKYSKEAIKEKVEYAAGILGLTSLLSRKPKELSGGQRQRVALGRAIVRNASIFLMDEPLSNLDAKLRVQMRAEISKLHRQLGTTVIYVTHDQTEAMTMATRIVIMKDGVIQQIGTPSEVYQLPTNTFVATFIGSPGMNLIHGEMKNDGDFIISDQAHYHLNSQQRAIVENQNKPILLGIRPEDIKIVTHPTSIQGVVDLVEINGPDMLLYVIVNNQTILVKSKTDHSVKVEQTVYLELEHTAVHFFDKETGIRL
- a CDS encoding sugar phosphate isomerase/epimerase, whose protein sequence is MKFSISTYSLFDLPIDKAIEQLVNSGWKSIEMMCEGKQHGEQLLAMNYSQLFKIGQFAKENGVSFGLHLPINKFNPALGDEQTVETWNNCLRIVRFLEIDYVLLHPGVNPSVEEGIDSTSRFIKEMLKDLPKQMNLVIENVPNGENVLGTTIDQLLTIIQKVDDSRVSMMLDTGHCYMNSKEAFIQECRKSYNTLFGIHISDNHGQVDEHLAVGEGEIPFKQMIQECKDKDIVYVLETNTVERAEYSRQKLAQYVNMVEVIE